The Caldisalinibacter kiritimatiensis region TAATTTATGTATATGACAGAAATGGGGTGTTGACATGGGAGAGGCTAAAGACAAAAGTAGTAAAACCACATCTAATCCATATACATTGTTTATAGTAGCTATCATATTGTTTATACAAGGAAGTATAATAGTTTTTACAATAGATTATTTATTAGATAATTATGTAAATGACAAAGCTTCAGCAGAAAGTATTATAAAAACTGAAAATTTATTATATACTTTAAGTTATTCTAGTAAGATTAAAACAACTGAAGAAATTGCTGAACTCAAAAAAGGTGTTGTTAAGATAGAAACACCTAAAACTCAAGGTTCAGGTGTTATTATAAACCAAAAGGGATATGTAATTACTAATTGGCATGTAATAGCTGATTCGTTTAATAATATATATATTTATTTTGATGAGCATAATGAGATTTATGTTAAAGCGGATTGTATAGAATATGATAAGGATTTAGATGTAGCATTATTAAAAATAGAAGAGATACCTGATTGGTATAACTTAAACTACATAACATTTGGGGATTCTAAAAATGCATTTGAAGGTCAAAAAATAGTTACCATAGGAAGTCCTCAAGGACTTAAGAATACCGTAGCTGAGGGAATCGTGTCTGCTATAAGAAAAGAACGAGATGATTTTTACATACAAATAACAGCCCCACTTTCACCAGGTAGTTCAGGAGGAGCTTTATTGAATGATAAAGGAGAACTGATAGGAATAACTAGTTTTCAGCAAACAAAGGGAGAAAACTTAAACTTTGCTATTTCATCATATAATGTTATGAAGTTTCTTGACGATATAAGTTTAGATTTAGAGCTAGAAAGATGAGCATCTCTTTAATTAGAGATGCTTAATTTAATTTTGATGGTAGAATATAATGAAGAATAGATTAAATATATATCGGAAAGTAACTTTATAAAGTAAGTAGAAAAAGTAATAGAAAGGAGTCTGAGCAATTAATATGAAGAAACCTTTTAAAGTTGCAGCAATTCAATTTAATCCAATTCTTAATACATATAACGATAATATTGAGAGATTATCACAAGTTATAATAGAGGCAGCTAAAAACGGTGCAAAATTAATAGTTACACCTGAAATGTCAACAACAGGATATCAATATGAAGATAGAGATGCTATTAAAGATTTAGTTGATACAATACCTGGAAAGACTACAGATATATTTGAGAAAATTACAGAAAAGTATAATTGTTATATAGTTGCAGGAATGGCAGAAGTAGATAGTGAAACGGGCCTTTATTATAATTCTTCAGTGTTAGTTGGACCAGAAGGATATATTGGAAAATATAGAAAGATTCATCAATGGGAAACTGAGGAACATTGGGCAACTTGGGGAGATGTAGGGGTACCTGTATTTGAAACTGAACTAGGAAATATAGCTATGAATATATGTATGGATTCTACTTACTTTGAATCAGCTAGATTAGCAGCAGTCAATGGAGCAGATATATTAGCATTTTCAACAAATTCATCAGCTCAAGCAGTAGCGGTATTACAGTCAAGGGCTGTACAAAATGGATTATATATCATAAGTGCTAATAGGTCTAATACAGAGATAGACTTTCACATGGTAGGAGCAAGTGCAATATGGTCTCCAGAAGGAAAGAAATTGGCTGAAGCACCCTTTGTTCCTGAAGGTGAAGATATAAATGAATCTACGATAATATATGCAGAAATTGACCCAGTTAATTATAATAATGTTAATAAAAAGAGATTACATGAGAGAAGACCAGAAATATATAAAGATTTAATGCTTTATATTTCTCCATGGGATTATAAAAAAAGTAAAGAATCTAAGCATGTAACAGCTTCAGTGCTTCAATATAAACCTGTTATAGGAGATAAAGATGCTAATATGAGAAAAGTAAAAACTTTAATAAAGAAAGCTATAAAAACACAAAAAAATCATATAGATTTATTTGTTTTACCGGAACTATCTATAACAGGGCCTATAACCAATAAAGAAGATGCTTATAATCTTGCAGAGGAACTAGATGGGCAAACAGTTAACTTTTTTAAAGATTTAGCTACAAAAAATAATACACATATAGTTTTTGGAATGATAGAAAAAGAAAATAAAAAATTTTATAATTCAGCAGTATTAATTGCTCCAAATGGAGAAATAAAAGGTGTATATAAAAAGACACATTTAAATGAATACGATAGAAAATGGGCATACCCAGGAAATAAAATAAATGTATTTTCTACAGATATAGGTAAGATAGGGATAATGTTGGGTTACGATGTAGCTTTTCCTGAAGTAGCAGGAGT contains the following coding sequences:
- a CDS encoding S1C family serine protease, whose product is MGEAKDKSSKTTSNPYTLFIVAIILFIQGSIIVFTIDYLLDNYVNDKASAESIIKTENLLYTLSYSSKIKTTEEIAELKKGVVKIETPKTQGSGVIINQKGYVITNWHVIADSFNNIYIYFDEHNEIYVKADCIEYDKDLDVALLKIEEIPDWYNLNYITFGDSKNAFEGQKIVTIGSPQGLKNTVAEGIVSAIRKERDDFYIQITAPLSPGSSGGALLNDKGELIGITSFQQTKGENLNFAISSYNVMKFLDDISLDLELER
- a CDS encoding nitrilase-related carbon-nitrogen hydrolase, with the protein product MKKPFKVAAIQFNPILNTYNDNIERLSQVIIEAAKNGAKLIVTPEMSTTGYQYEDRDAIKDLVDTIPGKTTDIFEKITEKYNCYIVAGMAEVDSETGLYYNSSVLVGPEGYIGKYRKIHQWETEEHWATWGDVGVPVFETELGNIAMNICMDSTYFESARLAAVNGADILAFSTNSSAQAVAVLQSRAVQNGLYIISANRSNTEIDFHMVGASAIWSPEGKKLAEAPFVPEGEDINESTIIYAEIDPVNYNNVNKKRLHERRPEIYKDLMLYISPWDYKKSKESKHVTASVLQYKPVIGDKDANMRKVKTLIKKAIKTQKNHIDLFVLPELSITGPITNKEDAYNLAEELDGQTVNFFKDLATKNNTHIVFGMIEKENKKFYNSAVLIAPNGEIKGVYKKTHLNEYDRKWAYPGNKINVFSTDIGKIGIMLGYDVAFPEVAGVMAVKRADIIVVPTTYNEDIDCRIEFNEELSINQYPKDSSVLLSSIALSTQAYTIVSNFIKEETDFSGRSGLYTIDPFYGLDKSIISSKEQEIPIVFEFDTIQSDWWFNQGKLISSRRTYFYKPLILENK